A window of Pseudophryne corroboree isolate aPseCor3 chromosome 12, aPseCor3.hap2, whole genome shotgun sequence contains these coding sequences:
- the LOC134981194 gene encoding B2 bradykinin receptor-like isoform X2 codes for MNGYPNTSISMLGNSTMGPDADCIVHEKFEWIFTYQPIYMWFIFILGFIENLFVISVFLLHKNRCTVPEIYLGNMAAADLIFVSGLPFWAIYISNKFYWPFGSFLCFAVNSLIQLNLFSSIYFLMMVSIDRYLAFVKTMSVGRLRRAGCAKVNCAIIWVFALVVSLPNVVFRKVLFLPSLNTTVCATFPPSDDWHIATNILLNLVGFLIPVIAITFCTVQITYVLRNNTMQHFKEVNNEKKATWLVVSVLLLFIACWLPFHISAFIDTLDLLKLFPKCAVTEFNHIFNQISTYIAYSNSCINPLLYVMVGNHFRKKTREVYSPLLPERYRPRKSSVQMDTSDTTRVSFSIETPKKRVIP; via the coding sequence ATGAATGGATATCCAAACACCAGTATCAGTATGCTGGGGAATTCTACAATGGGTCCAGATGCTGATTGCATCGTTCATGAAAAGTTTGAATGGATTTTTACCTACCAACCAATTTACATGTGGTTCATTTTTATCTTGGGCTTCATAGAAAACCTGTTCGTCATCTCAGTCTTTTTGCTTCATAAAAACCGCTGCACGGTGCCGGAGATCTACCTGGGGAACATGGCGGCGGCTGACTTGATCTTTGTCAGTGGGCTTCCCTTCTGGGCCATCTACATTTCCAACAAATTCTACTGGCCATTCGGCAGCTTTCTCTGCTTCGCGGTCAATTCCCTGATCCAGCTGAATCTGTTCAGCAGCATCTACTTCCTCATGATGGTCAGTATAGACCGGTACTTGGCTTTCGTGAAGACCATGTCCGTTGGCCGTCTGAGAAGAGCTGGATGTGCCAAGGTGAACTGTGCAATCATCTGGGTCTTTGCCCTGGTAGTGAGTTTGCCCAATGTCGTATTCCGAAAAGTGCTATTTCTTCCAAGTTTAAACACTACCGTCTGTGCTACCTTTCCACCCTCCGACGACTGGCACATTGCCACAAATATCTTACTGAACCTTGTTGGCTTTTTGATACCGGTCATTGCCATCACATTCTGCACTGTCCAGATTACATACGTCCTGAGGAATAATACCATGCAACACTTCAAGGAAGTGAATAATGAAAAAAAAGCCACCTGGCTGGTGGTGTCTGTGCTTTTGCTGTTTATAGCATGCTGGCTTCCCTTCCATATTTCTGCTTTCATTGATACGCTGGACCTATTAAAGCTTTTCCCCAAATGTGCTGTGACGGAATTCAATCACATTTTTAACCAAATTTCTACCTACATTGCCTATAGTAACAGTTGCATTAATCCACTCCTATACGTCATGGTTGGTAATCATTTTAGGAAGAAAACAAGAGAGGTCTACAGCCCCCTTCTACCTGAAAGGTACCGACCGAGGAAGTCGTCGGTCCAAATGGACACTTCAGACACAACGCGGGTTTCCTTCTCTATAGAAACTCCCAAGAAAAGAGTAATTCCCTGA